The nucleotide window CCACGTTCCCCATTTCCCCGTGGGGCTGGATGGAAAAGAGAACGTAGTTCGTACCCTTCTTGATGATCTTCATCCTCTTCGTTGAGAAGCGGGCTATGCCGTACATCGTGCGCGCGTGTTCCCCCCATACCGCTATCAGCTCTATGTGGCCATCCTCGAAGAAAATATCCAATAGGGGTGGCACGTCCGCCGAGATTATTGGGTACTTAAAGCCGTCGCTCACGAAGTATAGGAGCCCCCTGGCAGAGCCTATGACTTTCCGCCTGGCGAGCATGTCAACGTATTTACCTATGACTTCAACATAATCAATCACAAAACCATCCTCCCGTGGGACATTCAATTCCTGGTTCAAGAAAAGCTGATTTCACTGGTCACCTACGTTATTATGTATGTATACTCAACCTTATTAAACTATAGTTCCAAAAACAAACCGGTGGTATGGGTGAGGATAGTTTCCGCGGACACAGGGGGGGCGCTCCTCGACAGGAACTACACTCCCGTGGGGCTCATAGCCACGGCCGCGGTTCTCGTGGAGAAACCCTATAGGACCGCCTCCATGAGCATTGCACGGTTCTCCGACCCGTTTAACTACGATATGCGGGGCAGGCAGGCGATGAGGGATGAGGTTCTTCTGGCCCTCAAGCTCGCGAAGAAGGTAAAACCCGACGTGGTGCACATAGATTCGACCCTCGGGGGGATAGAGCTTAGAAAGCTCGATGACCCGACCATAGATGCGCTTAGGATTTCGGACAGGGGGAAGGCGATATGGCACGAGCTCGCGAGAGAACTCCAGCCCATAGCGAAGCGGTTCTGGGAGGAGAAGGGGATTGAGGTGGTGGCCATTGGAAAGGAGAGCGTTCCCGTCAGGATAGCGGAGATATATGCGGGGCTGTACTCGGTTAAGTGGGGGATTGAGTTTGCACGTGAGCACGGGAGCGTCCGCATAGGGCTTCCGAGGTACATGGACGTTGTTCTCGAGGGGAAACGCCTCGTTGGCCGGAGCCTCGACCCGAGGGAGGGTGGCCTGTACGGGGAGGTGGAGGCTGACTCCGAAGGTCTGGAGTGGGAGGTCTACCCCAACCCCGTGGCGAGGACGTTCATGGTTTTTGAGGCGCGGCGGCGTTAGGGTTTTATACTATGATGCGGAGTATAATGCTGGTGGTGGGAATGGACTTCGACCTCTTCATGGAGCGCTACGGGTACAAGCTCTTGTTTCTGCTGTTTGGGTTGGTCTTAGCGGGGATACTTAGCGTCCTCGGGCTGGCGGTGTACTCCATGCTCAAACTGTTCGGTTATGTGGGGGCAATAGTTCTGGTGATGTACATGACCTACGCTTTTCTCGTCCAGCGCAGGGTTCTCGACGCATCAGCGGAGGCCCATGGCAAGTATTTCTATGACCCCAAGCAGGGTAAGAGGCCGTGATTCCGAAAAATTTTCGAAATTTTTTCCCCTCTTTCGAGCCATAAGTTTTATACCCACAAAACGAAGCTTTTCCGGTGGTGAACGTGGAATCGGCTAAGGCTTATCCTTCTAACTCAGCCGACATAAAAGGGAGAAAGCGTGAAAGGAAGCTTCTCATGGGGAACGAGGCCATAGCCTACGGCGCACTTGAGAGCGGCATAGCTTTTGCCACCGGCTATCCCGGAACGCCCTCGACGGAGGTTATAGAGACGATAGCCCATCTCAAGCCGGGGGTCTTCGCGGAGTGGGCGCCGAACGAGAAGGTTGCACTGGAGGAGGCGGCAGGTGTTGCCTACACTGGCCTTAGAGCCCTCGTCACGATGAAGTGCGTTGGGTTAAACGTCGCGGCCGATCCTCTCATGAGCCTCGCCTACTCGGGCGTTGAGGGCGGTTTGGTCGTTCTCGTGGCCGACGACCCCGGACCGCATACCTCCCAAACGGAGCAGGACGATAGATACTACGGCAAGATTTCGCTCCTCCCCGTTCTTGAGCCGGCCGATCCCCAGGAGGCCCACGATCTCATAAAGTACGCCTACGAGCTGAGCGAGCGCTATAAAGTTCCGATAATCTTCAGAACTACAACGAGGGTGAACCACACCACCGCCGACGTTGAGGTGGGGGAGTTCGTTGAGCTTGACAGGAAACCCGTCTTCAAGAAGGACATTGAGAGATACGTTAGGGCGAGCATGCCAGGGAACAGGAAGAGGCACCGCTGGTTGAACGAGACACTGGGAAAGATAGAGGCAGAGTTCAACTCTATGCCCTTCAACTGGATCGAAGGCGAGGGAAAAATCGGAATAATCGTCGAGGGCGCCCCCTACAACTACGTAAGGGAGGTTCTGCCCAAAATAGGCGCGGACTTCAAGGTTCTCAAACTCTCCACACCGCACCCGCTCCCGAGGAAACTCGTCGTTGATTTCCTCAAAACGGTTGACTACGCAATTGTCATAGAGGACGGCGCGCCCTTCCTCGAGGAGGAGGTCAAGGTGGTGGCCTACGAAGCCGGGCTGAAAGTTCCGGTCTACGGCAAGAGAACGGGGCACTTCCCGCTTGAGGGCGAGCTAACGCCCTCCCTCGTGAAGAACGCCCTGCTGAAGATCATCGGCGAAGAAAGTGAAGAATACACCAAGCCTGAAGAGGTTGCCTATGCCGAGAGCTTAGCTCCGAAGAGGCCGCCCGTTATGTGCCCCGGCTGTCCGCATCGCGGTTCTTATAGGGCGGCGCTCGACGCTTTGAGGGACCTCAAGCTCGGCCGTTATAAAGTTCCGATACACGGCGACATAGGCTGCTACGCCCTCTCGCTCCTCCCGCCGCTTGAGGCCATCTGGACTGAATACGTTATGGGCGCTAGCATAAGCTTAGCGAACGGCCAGAGCGTCGTCATGGACAAGAAGATAATCGCTACCATTGGCGACTCAACCTTCTTCCACAACGGAATTCAACCGCTCATAGATGCCGTCTACAAGAACCTGAACGTCCTGGTGATGATACTCGACAACAGGACGACGGCGATGACCGGCCACCAGCCGCACCCCGGAACGGGAGGAAGCGAGACCGGAAGGAAGTTCAACGAGATAGACATAGAGGCCCTCGTGAAGGCCCTTGGAGTCAAGTACGTCAAGACCGTTGACCCCTACGACCTCAAAGCCACGAGGGAGGCCATAAAAGAGGCTATGCAGGTTGAGGGGCCGGCGGTGATAATAGCAAAGCGCGAGTGCGTCATTCCGGTCATAAGGCGCGGCGAAATAGGCGAACTGCCGGTGGTCATCGAAGATAAGTGCACCGGCTGTAAGGCATGCATCCTCATGACGGGCTGTCCAGCTTTGGTTTACGACCCGGAGACGAAGAAAGTCAGGATAGACGAGCTCATATGTACGGGCTGTGGCGTCTGCAACCAGACGTGTCCCTTCGATGCCATAAAGTTCCCGAGCGAACTGAGGAAGGGGGCTTAGGCCCCATAATTTATTAACCCTCATGCGTATTAATAACCGGTGAAAAAATGAAGGTCAAAGAGCTTCTTGAGATGGTTGATGAGGCCATAATGAAGGTGAACCTGAAGATAGTCGAGTCAACGGCGAGGATATTTGAGAGCCCCTACACCTCATGGGAGTTTAACAGGAGGAGCGTTGACCTCGAGGAGGAGCTTGAGCGCCTGAAGAAGCTTAAAGCGTTTCTGGAAAAGCGGGACCCCGAGGAAAACGCGGAGGCCCTTTTCAGGGACAGGGAGTTCGAGGAGCTCTTAAAGTACCTCAAGTACATGCGAACCCTGGACAGGTACGAGCCGTGAGCTCACCTTTTAATCTCTTTGTAAAGCTCCAAAACCTCATCCCGCATCTCCTCGACGACTTCCCTTGTGACGGAGCTTATTGAGAGGCCGTACCTCTGGTAGTGGAGTATAACCCCATGCAGCGCGGGATGCCTCGCTTCCAGCACCCCCATGGCCGCCTCCGGAGGGTACAGAAGCCCGAGCTCCCTGTAAACCACGTACGAACCCATCAATGTGAGGGCCTCGAAGTAGTTCAAAAAGGCCATCCTGTAGTCGCCCCGGCCGTAGCTAGTCTCGGCGATGTTGATGCTATCCTCTATCTTTTTGAGCAGTTCCGCTTCCAATACCATCCCCCCTCAATGCTCCCCCGATAAGTTTTAATCCTTTGTGCACAAAATTTTCCCCATGAAGCGCACTAACGTTGCCGTCTGGGCCGTGGTTGCACTCGTGGTACTCTACCTTGCCTGGGCTATGATTAGGCCTATGCTCTCGGCCCTGTTCTTCGGTGCGGTCGTTGCCTACGCCTTTCTCCCCGTCCACAGAAGGCTCTCAGGGAAGGTGGGCGAGTTCTGGTCGTCCATTCTCCTCGCTTCCCTGCTCCTCATCTCCATAGTTGGGGTCGCCATCGTAGCCGTCATGACACTCAGCGATGTTCTATCGTCCGCCTATGCCTACACCACGGACGTTTTCGAGTGGCTCTACTCCATTGGGCTCCCTGTTTCCGTCGAGACATCCATAAAGAACTTCCAGGTTCAGCTCCTACCCCTCCTCCAGGAGAGGCTGTTGAGCTACACCTTCTCCCTCCCGGGCTACGTGATTCAGTCGCTGGTGTTTCTCGTGTTCATGCAGTACCTCCTCGTGAATTCCTCGGAGATACGGCGCTATCTTCGCGAGCTGATACCCACGGAGGAGCGCGAGCTCGCGGAGGATTTAGTGTCGGGGATAACGAAGACCCTCGATGCTCTCGTGCGTTCTTGGCTTCTCCTGAACCTCTTCAAGGGCCTGGTCATGACCGCAGGGCTCATCATATTCGACGTGACCGACACGGGGGGAGCCATAGTCGGAGGGCTCCTCACGGTTTTCTTCAGCTTCATACCCCTCTTCGAGGGCTGGATGATATGGGCCATAGCCGCGTGGGTTCTTGTGCGGGATGGGTTCCTCCTCAAGGGGGTTCTGCTCGCCGTTTACGGCTTTGTCCTCGTCTCCCCATTGCCCGACTACACGATAAGGCCAAGGCTGGTGGCCAAAGAGGCGAGGCTCGACTCCACGATGGTTCTCCTCGGTATGATAGGGGGCGCGATGGCCTTCGGCATAAAGGGGATAATAGCCGGCCCGATAATCTTCAACCTGCTCGCTTCCCTCGTGAGGGAGTGGAAGAGGCTCAACAGGAGAAGAAGGTCAAAGGGTTAGCACCGTAACGCCCCTATCATCCATCTCCTTC belongs to Palaeococcus ferrophilus DSM 13482 and includes:
- the iorA gene encoding indolepyruvate ferredoxin oxidoreductase subunit alpha; the protein is MGNEAIAYGALESGIAFATGYPGTPSTEVIETIAHLKPGVFAEWAPNEKVALEEAAGVAYTGLRALVTMKCVGLNVAADPLMSLAYSGVEGGLVVLVADDPGPHTSQTEQDDRYYGKISLLPVLEPADPQEAHDLIKYAYELSERYKVPIIFRTTTRVNHTTADVEVGEFVELDRKPVFKKDIERYVRASMPGNRKRHRWLNETLGKIEAEFNSMPFNWIEGEGKIGIIVEGAPYNYVREVLPKIGADFKVLKLSTPHPLPRKLVVDFLKTVDYAIVIEDGAPFLEEEVKVVAYEAGLKVPVYGKRTGHFPLEGELTPSLVKNALLKIIGEESEEYTKPEEVAYAESLAPKRPPVMCPGCPHRGSYRAALDALRDLKLGRYKVPIHGDIGCYALSLLPPLEAIWTEYVMGASISLANGQSVVMDKKIIATIGDSTFFHNGIQPLIDAVYKNLNVLVMILDNRTTAMTGHQPHPGTGGSETGRKFNEIDIEALVKALGVKYVKTVDPYDLKATREAIKEAMQVEGPAVIIAKRECVIPVIRRGEIGELPVVIEDKCTGCKACILMTGCPALVYDPETKKVRIDELICTGCGVCNQTCPFDAIKFPSELRKGA
- a CDS encoding AI-2E family transporter, with product MKRTNVAVWAVVALVVLYLAWAMIRPMLSALFFGAVVAYAFLPVHRRLSGKVGEFWSSILLASLLLISIVGVAIVAVMTLSDVLSSAYAYTTDVFEWLYSIGLPVSVETSIKNFQVQLLPLLQERLLSYTFSLPGYVIQSLVFLVFMQYLLVNSSEIRRYLRELIPTEERELAEDLVSGITKTLDALVRSWLLLNLFKGLVMTAGLIIFDVTDTGGAIVGGLLTVFFSFIPLFEGWMIWAIAAWVLVRDGFLLKGVLLAVYGFVLVSPLPDYTIRPRLVAKEARLDSTMVLLGMIGGAMAFGIKGIIAGPIIFNLLASLVREWKRLNRRRRSKG
- a CDS encoding DUF4152 family protein — protein: MRIVSADTGGALLDRNYTPVGLIATAAVLVEKPYRTASMSIARFSDPFNYDMRGRQAMRDEVLLALKLAKKVKPDVVHIDSTLGGIELRKLDDPTIDALRISDRGKAIWHELARELQPIAKRFWEEKGIEVVAIGKESVPVRIAEIYAGLYSVKWGIEFAREHGSVRIGLPRYMDVVLEGKRLVGRSLDPREGGLYGEVEADSEGLEWEVYPNPVARTFMVFEARRR